In Papaver somniferum cultivar HN1 unplaced genomic scaffold, ASM357369v1 unplaced-scaffold_135, whole genome shotgun sequence, one DNA window encodes the following:
- the LOC113334116 gene encoding probable galacturonosyltransferase-like 9, whose protein sequence is MSKKSRNHNVLSVVGVLVLVLGFLFKPSDTIRSFKIKSDLKNQLPRFAEAPEYRNGAECPATTSSSVCDRFRVHIAMTLDVEYLRGSMAAVSSVLTHASCPENVFLHFIVAESDSEKLSPLTQLVRSTFPSLHFKVYLFKDDLVKNLISSSIRSALENPLNYARNYLADILDVCIDRVIYLDSDLLVVDDIQKLWNIELTKSRIIGAPEYCHANFTKYFTDGFWADPVLSRVFSGRNPCYFNTGVMVMELKRFRQGNYRRRIEGWMELQKQKRIYELGSLPPFLLVFGGDVEAIDHRWNQHGLGGDNVKGSCRSLHPGPVSLLHWSGKGKPWTRLDSGNPCPLDHLWAPYDLHLSTHNHQLLQNKPISTSSS, encoded by the coding sequence atgtcAAAAAAATCTAGGAATCATAATGTTCTTAGCGTTGTCGGTGTTCTTGTtcttgttttagggtttttgtttaaACCTTCTGATACTATCCGATCATTCAAAATCAAATCAGATCTAAAAAACCAGTTGCCGAGATTTGCCGAAGCGCCTGAATACAGAAACGGAGCTGAATGTCCGGCGACTACATCATCATCTGTCTGTGATCGGTTTCGTGTTCATATAGCTATGACATTGGATGTAGAGTATTTGAGAGGATCAATGGCTGCAGTTTCGTCAGTTCTAACTCATGCTTCTTGTCCGGAAAACGTATTCCTTCATTTCATTGTAGCAGAATCAGATTCAGAGAAGCTATCACCGTTAACTCAACTAGTTCGATCTACTTTCCCTTCTCTTCATTTCAAAGTTTATCTGTTCAAAGATGATTTGGTCAAGAACTTAATTTCATCATCAATTCGTTCAGCTTTAGAGAATCCATTAAACTATGCGAGAAATTACTTGGCTGATATCCTTGATGTCTGTATAGATCGTGTGATTTATCTCGATTCAGATCTTTTAGTAGTTGATGATATCCAGaaattgtggaatattgagttaaCAAAGTCAAGAATCATTGGAGCACCAGAGTATTGTCATGCAAATTTCACCAAATATTTCACAGATGGATTCTGGGCAGATccagttttatcaagagttttcTCAGGGAGGAATCCATGTTATTTCAATACAGGGGTAATGGTGATGGAGTTGAAGAGATTTAGACAAGGGAATTACAGAAGAAGAATTGAAGGATGGATGGAattacaaaaacagaagaggattTATGAATTAGGTTCATTACCACCatttttacttgtttttggaggtgATGTTGAAGCTATTGATCACAGATGGAATCAACATGGATTAGGTGGTGATAATGTGAAAGGTAGCTGTAGATCTTTACATCCTGGTCCTGTAAGTTTGTTACATTGGAGTGGTAAAGGCAAACCATGGACTAGACTTGATTCTGGTAATCCTTGTCCTTTAGATCATCTTTGGGCTCCTTATGATCTCCATTTATCAACACACAATCATCAGCTTTTACAGAATAAGCCCATTTCTACATCATCATCatag